From Camelus dromedarius isolate mCamDro1 chromosome 12, mCamDro1.pat, whole genome shotgun sequence, the proteins below share one genomic window:
- the MAP3K11 gene encoding mitogen-activated protein kinase kinase kinase 11 isoform X1 yields MEPLKNLFLKSPLGSWNSGGSGGSGGSGGGGWPEGSPKAAAYANPVWTALFDYEPSGQDELALRKGDRVEVLSRDAAISGDEGWWAGQVGGQVGIFPSNYVSRGGGPPPCEMASFQELRLEEVIGIGGFGKVYRGSWRGELVAVKAARQDPDEDISVTAESVRQEARLFAMLAHPNIIALKAVCLEEPNLCLVMEYAAGGPLSRALAGRRVPPHVLVNWAVQIARGMHYLHCEALVPVIHRDLKSNNILLLQPIEGDDMEHKTLKITDFGLAREWHKTTQMSAAGTYAWMAPEVIKASTFSKGSDVWSFGVLLWELLTGEVPYRGIDCLAVAYGVAVNKLTLPIPSTCPEPFAQLMADCWAQDPHRRPDFASILQQLEALEAQVLREMPRDSFHSMQEGWKREIQGLFDELRAKEKELLSREEELTRAAREQRSQAEQLRRREHLLAQWELEVFERELTLLLQQVDRERPHVRRRRGTFKRSKLRARDGGERISMPLDFKHRITVQASPGLDRRRNVFEVGAGDSPTFPRFRAIQLEPAEPGQAWGRQSPRRLEDSSNGERRACWAWGPSSPKPGEAQNGRRRSRMDEATWYLDSDDSSPLGSPSTPPMLNGNPPRPSPEPEEPRRPGPAERGSGSGTPKLIQRALLRGTALLASLGLGRDLQPPGSSGRERGEPPPTPRTPLPTPSLSEPPPSPLIRFSPKMPDAPASPLSPDTPDRPTPAPLLLELGVPSGQPSAKSPRREEERRGNTISPPPGISRSAPGTPGTPRSPPLGLISRPRPSPLRSRIDPWSFVSAGPRPSPLPSPQPAPRRAPWTLFPDSDPFWDSPPANPFPGGPQDCRAQTKDVGAQAPWAPEAGP; encoded by the exons ATGGAACCCTTGAAGAACCTCTTCCTCAAGAGCCCGCTGGGGTCATGGAACAGCGGGGGCAGCGGGGGCAGCGGGGGCAGCGGCGGTGGAGGTTGGCCAGAGGGGTCCCCGAAGGCAGCAGCTTATGCCAACCCTGTGTGGACAGCCCTGTTCGACTATGAGCCCAGTGGGCAGGATGAGCTGGCCCTGCGGAAGGGCGACCGTGTGGAGGTGCTGTCCCGGGATGCAGCTATCTCAGGCGATGAGGGCTGGTGGGCGGGCCAGGTGGGTGGCCAGGTGGGCATCTTTCCATCCAACTATGTGTCTCGGGGCGGTGGTCCACCCCCCTGTGAGATGGCCAGCTTCCAGGAGCTGCGGCTGGAGGAGGTAATTGGCATTGGTGGCTTTGGCAAGGTCTACCGAGGTAGCTGGCGAGGTGAGCTGGTGGCTGTGAAGGCAGCTCGCCAGGACCCCGATGAGGACATCAGTGTGACAGCTGAGAGCGTGCGACAGGAGGCCCGGCTTTTTGCCATGCTGGCACACCCCAACATCATTGCCCTCAAGGCCGTGTGCCTGGAGGAGCCCAACTTGTGCCTGGTGATGGAGTACGCTGCTGGTGGACCCCTCAGCCGTGCCCTGGCTGGGCGGCGTGTGCCCCCCCACGTGCTCGTCAACTGGGCTGTGCAAATTGCCCGTGGGATGCACTACCTGCACTGCGAGGCCCTGGTCCCTGTCATCCACCGAGACCTCAAGTCCAACAACA TTCTGCTGCTGCAGCCCATTGAAGGTGATGACATGGAGCACAAGACCCTGAAGATTACTGACTTCGGCCTAGCCCGCGAGTGGCACAAAACCACGCAAATGAGTGCTGCAGGCACCTATGCCTGGATGGCTCCCGAGGTTATCAAGGCCTCCACCTTCTCTAAGGGCAGCGATGTCTGGAG CTTTGGGGTGCTGCTGTGGGAATTGCTGACTGGGGAAGTGCCCTACCGGGGCATCGACTGCCTTGCTGTAGCCTATGGAGTGGCCGTTAACAAGCTCACACTGCCCATCCCATCCACCTGCCCAGAGCCCTTCGCACAGCTCATGGCCG ACTGCTGGGCGCAGGACCCCCACCGCAGGCCCGACTTCGCCTCCATTCTTCAGCAGTTGGAGGCGCTAGAGGCGCAAGTTCTGCGGGAAATGCCGCGGGACTCCTTCCATTCCATGCAGGAAGGCTGGAAGCGCGAGATCCAAGGCCTCTTCGACGAGCTGCGGGCCAAGGAAAAG GAACTACTGAGCCGCGAGGAGGAGCTGACCCGCGCGGCGCGTGAGCAGCGGTCACAGGCGGAGCAGCTGCGGCGGCGCGAGCACCTGCTGGCTCAGTGGGAGCTGGAGGTGTTCGAGCGCGAGTTGACTCTGCTGTTGCAGCAGGTTGACCGCGAGCGGCCGCACGTTCGCCGCCGCCGCGGCACCTTCAAGCGCAGCAAACTCCGCGCGCGCGACGGGGGCGAGCGTATCAGCATGCCGCTGG ACTTCAAACACCGCATCACCGTGCAGGCCTCGCCCGGCCTGGACAGGAGGAGAAACGTCTTCGAGGTCGGGGCTGGGGACTCGCCCACCTTCCCCCGGTTCCGGGCCATCCAGT TGGAGCCTGCAGAACCAGGCCAGGCATGGGGCCGACAGTCCCCACGACGTCTGGAGGACTCTAGCAATGGAGAGCGGCGAGCATGCTGGGCCTGGGGTCCCAGTTCCCCGAAGCCTGGGGAAGCCCAGAATGGGAG GAGAAGGTCCCGCATGGATGAAGCCACGTGGTACCTGGATTCAGATGACTCATCCCCCTTAGGATCTCCTTCCACACCCCCAATGCTCAATG GTAACCCCCCGCGGCCGAGCCCAGAGCCCGAGGAGCCTCGGCGGCCTGGCCCGGCAGAGCGCGGCAGCGGCTCCGGAACGCCCAAGCTGATCCAGCGCGCACTGCTGCGTGGCACCGCCCTGCTCGCCTCGTTGGGCCTGGGCCGCGACCTGCAGCCCCCTGGGAGCTCGGGCCGCGAGCGCGGGGAGCCCCCGCCAACGCCCCGCACGCCGCTGCCCACGCCGTCCCTCTCAGAGCCGCCCCCTTCTCCGCTCATCCGCTTCTCCCCCAAGATGCCCGACGCCCCGGCCTCCCCGCTGAGCCCCGACACCCCCGACCGGCCCACTCCAGCACCCCTGCTGCTGGAGCTGGGTGTCCCCTCCGGCCAGCCGTCAGCCAAGAGCCCGCGGCGCGAAGAGGAGAGGCGCG GAAACACTATCTCACCCCCACCAGGGATATCGCGCTCCGCTCCTGGCACCCCGGGAACCCCACGCTCACCACCTCTGGGCCTCATCAGCCGACCTCGGCCCTCACCCCTTCGCAGCCGAATTGACCCCTGGAGCTTCGTGTCAGCTGGGCCACGGCCTTCACCCCTGCCCTCACCACAGCCTGCACCCCGCCGGGCACCCTGGACCTTATTCCCAGACTCAGACCCCTTCTGGGACTCTCCACCTGCCAACCCCTTCCCCGGGGGCCCTCAGGACTGCAGGGCGCAGACCAAAGACGTGGGTGCCCAGGCCCCATGGGCTCCAGAGGCAGGGCCCTGA
- the MAP3K11 gene encoding mitogen-activated protein kinase kinase kinase 11 isoform X2, producing the protein MEPLKNLFLKSPLGSWNSGGSGGSGGSGGGGWPEGSPKAAAYANPVWTALFDYEPSGQDELALRKGDRVEVLSRDAAISGDEGWWAGQVGGQVGIFPSNYVSRGGGPPPCEMASFQELRLEEVIGIGGFGKVYRGSWRGELVAVKAARQDPDEDISVTAESVRQEARLFAMLAHPNIIALKAVCLEEPNLCLVMEYAAGGPLSRALAGRRVPPHVLVNWAVQIARGMHYLHCEALVPVIHRDLKSNNILLLQPIEGDDMEHKTLKITDFGLAREWHKTTQMSAAGTYAWMAPEVIKASTFSKGSDVWSFGVLLWELLTGEVPYRGIDCLAVAYGVAVNKLTLPIPSTCPEPFAQLMADCWAQDPHRRPDFASILQQLEALEAQVLREMPRDSFHSMQEGWKREIQGLFDELRAKEKELLSREEELTRAAREQRSQAEQLRRREHLLAQWELEVFERELTLLLQQVDRERPHVRRRRGTFKRSKLRARDGGERISMPLDFKHRITVQASPGLDRRRNVFEVGAGDSPTFPRFRAIQLEPAEPGQAWGRQSPRRLEDSSNGERRACWAWGPSSPKPGEAQNGRRRSRMDEATWYLDSDDSSPLGSPSTPPMLNGNPPRPSPEPEEPRRPGPAERGSGSGTPKLIQRALLRGTALLASLGLGRDLQPPGSSGRERGEPPPTPRTPLPTPSLSEPPPSPLIRFSPKMPDAPASPLSPDTPDRPTPAPLLLELGVPSGQPSAKSPRREEERRGISRSAPGTPGTPRSPPLGLISRPRPSPLRSRIDPWSFVSAGPRPSPLPSPQPAPRRAPWTLFPDSDPFWDSPPANPFPGGPQDCRAQTKDVGAQAPWAPEAGP; encoded by the exons ATGGAACCCTTGAAGAACCTCTTCCTCAAGAGCCCGCTGGGGTCATGGAACAGCGGGGGCAGCGGGGGCAGCGGGGGCAGCGGCGGTGGAGGTTGGCCAGAGGGGTCCCCGAAGGCAGCAGCTTATGCCAACCCTGTGTGGACAGCCCTGTTCGACTATGAGCCCAGTGGGCAGGATGAGCTGGCCCTGCGGAAGGGCGACCGTGTGGAGGTGCTGTCCCGGGATGCAGCTATCTCAGGCGATGAGGGCTGGTGGGCGGGCCAGGTGGGTGGCCAGGTGGGCATCTTTCCATCCAACTATGTGTCTCGGGGCGGTGGTCCACCCCCCTGTGAGATGGCCAGCTTCCAGGAGCTGCGGCTGGAGGAGGTAATTGGCATTGGTGGCTTTGGCAAGGTCTACCGAGGTAGCTGGCGAGGTGAGCTGGTGGCTGTGAAGGCAGCTCGCCAGGACCCCGATGAGGACATCAGTGTGACAGCTGAGAGCGTGCGACAGGAGGCCCGGCTTTTTGCCATGCTGGCACACCCCAACATCATTGCCCTCAAGGCCGTGTGCCTGGAGGAGCCCAACTTGTGCCTGGTGATGGAGTACGCTGCTGGTGGACCCCTCAGCCGTGCCCTGGCTGGGCGGCGTGTGCCCCCCCACGTGCTCGTCAACTGGGCTGTGCAAATTGCCCGTGGGATGCACTACCTGCACTGCGAGGCCCTGGTCCCTGTCATCCACCGAGACCTCAAGTCCAACAACA TTCTGCTGCTGCAGCCCATTGAAGGTGATGACATGGAGCACAAGACCCTGAAGATTACTGACTTCGGCCTAGCCCGCGAGTGGCACAAAACCACGCAAATGAGTGCTGCAGGCACCTATGCCTGGATGGCTCCCGAGGTTATCAAGGCCTCCACCTTCTCTAAGGGCAGCGATGTCTGGAG CTTTGGGGTGCTGCTGTGGGAATTGCTGACTGGGGAAGTGCCCTACCGGGGCATCGACTGCCTTGCTGTAGCCTATGGAGTGGCCGTTAACAAGCTCACACTGCCCATCCCATCCACCTGCCCAGAGCCCTTCGCACAGCTCATGGCCG ACTGCTGGGCGCAGGACCCCCACCGCAGGCCCGACTTCGCCTCCATTCTTCAGCAGTTGGAGGCGCTAGAGGCGCAAGTTCTGCGGGAAATGCCGCGGGACTCCTTCCATTCCATGCAGGAAGGCTGGAAGCGCGAGATCCAAGGCCTCTTCGACGAGCTGCGGGCCAAGGAAAAG GAACTACTGAGCCGCGAGGAGGAGCTGACCCGCGCGGCGCGTGAGCAGCGGTCACAGGCGGAGCAGCTGCGGCGGCGCGAGCACCTGCTGGCTCAGTGGGAGCTGGAGGTGTTCGAGCGCGAGTTGACTCTGCTGTTGCAGCAGGTTGACCGCGAGCGGCCGCACGTTCGCCGCCGCCGCGGCACCTTCAAGCGCAGCAAACTCCGCGCGCGCGACGGGGGCGAGCGTATCAGCATGCCGCTGG ACTTCAAACACCGCATCACCGTGCAGGCCTCGCCCGGCCTGGACAGGAGGAGAAACGTCTTCGAGGTCGGGGCTGGGGACTCGCCCACCTTCCCCCGGTTCCGGGCCATCCAGT TGGAGCCTGCAGAACCAGGCCAGGCATGGGGCCGACAGTCCCCACGACGTCTGGAGGACTCTAGCAATGGAGAGCGGCGAGCATGCTGGGCCTGGGGTCCCAGTTCCCCGAAGCCTGGGGAAGCCCAGAATGGGAG GAGAAGGTCCCGCATGGATGAAGCCACGTGGTACCTGGATTCAGATGACTCATCCCCCTTAGGATCTCCTTCCACACCCCCAATGCTCAATG GTAACCCCCCGCGGCCGAGCCCAGAGCCCGAGGAGCCTCGGCGGCCTGGCCCGGCAGAGCGCGGCAGCGGCTCCGGAACGCCCAAGCTGATCCAGCGCGCACTGCTGCGTGGCACCGCCCTGCTCGCCTCGTTGGGCCTGGGCCGCGACCTGCAGCCCCCTGGGAGCTCGGGCCGCGAGCGCGGGGAGCCCCCGCCAACGCCCCGCACGCCGCTGCCCACGCCGTCCCTCTCAGAGCCGCCCCCTTCTCCGCTCATCCGCTTCTCCCCCAAGATGCCCGACGCCCCGGCCTCCCCGCTGAGCCCCGACACCCCCGACCGGCCCACTCCAGCACCCCTGCTGCTGGAGCTGGGTGTCCCCTCCGGCCAGCCGTCAGCCAAGAGCCCGCGGCGCGAAGAGGAGAGGCGCG GGATATCGCGCTCCGCTCCTGGCACCCCGGGAACCCCACGCTCACCACCTCTGGGCCTCATCAGCCGACCTCGGCCCTCACCCCTTCGCAGCCGAATTGACCCCTGGAGCTTCGTGTCAGCTGGGCCACGGCCTTCACCCCTGCCCTCACCACAGCCTGCACCCCGCCGGGCACCCTGGACCTTATTCCCAGACTCAGACCCCTTCTGGGACTCTCCACCTGCCAACCCCTTCCCCGGGGGCCCTCAGGACTGCAGGGCGCAGACCAAAGACGTGGGTGCCCAGGCCCCATGGGCTCCAGAGGCAGGGCCCTGA
- the MAP3K11 gene encoding mitogen-activated protein kinase kinase kinase 11 isoform X5 encodes MEPLKNLFLKSPLGSWNSGGSGGSGGSGGGGWPEGSPKAAAYANPVWTALFDYEPSGQDELALRKGDRVEVLSRDAAISGDEGWWAGQVGGQVGIFPSNYVSRGGGPPPCEMASFQELRLEEVIGIGGFGKVYRGSWRGELVAVKAARQDPDEDISVTAESVRQEARLFAMLAHPNIIALKAVCLEEPNLCLVMEYAAGGPLSRALAGRRVPPHVLVNWAVQIARGMHYLHCEALVPVIHRDLKSNNILLLQPIEGDDMEHKTLKITDFGLAREWHKTTQMSAAGTYAWMAPEVIKASTFSKGSDVWSFGVLLWELLTGEVPYRGIDCLAVAYGVAVNKLTLPIPSTCPEPFAQLMADCWAQDPHRRPDFASILQQLEALEAQVLREMPRDSFHSMQEGWKREIQGLFDELRAKEKELLSREEELTRAAREQRSQAEQLRRREHLLAQWELEVFERELTLLLQQVDRERPHVRRRRGTFKRSKLRARDGGERISMPLDFKHRITVQASPGLDRRRNVFEVGAGDSPTFPRFRAIQLEPAEPGQAWGRQSPRRLEDSSNGERRACWAWGPSSPKPGEAQNGRRRSRMDEATWYLDSDDSSPLGSPSTPPMLNAQA; translated from the exons ATGGAACCCTTGAAGAACCTCTTCCTCAAGAGCCCGCTGGGGTCATGGAACAGCGGGGGCAGCGGGGGCAGCGGGGGCAGCGGCGGTGGAGGTTGGCCAGAGGGGTCCCCGAAGGCAGCAGCTTATGCCAACCCTGTGTGGACAGCCCTGTTCGACTATGAGCCCAGTGGGCAGGATGAGCTGGCCCTGCGGAAGGGCGACCGTGTGGAGGTGCTGTCCCGGGATGCAGCTATCTCAGGCGATGAGGGCTGGTGGGCGGGCCAGGTGGGTGGCCAGGTGGGCATCTTTCCATCCAACTATGTGTCTCGGGGCGGTGGTCCACCCCCCTGTGAGATGGCCAGCTTCCAGGAGCTGCGGCTGGAGGAGGTAATTGGCATTGGTGGCTTTGGCAAGGTCTACCGAGGTAGCTGGCGAGGTGAGCTGGTGGCTGTGAAGGCAGCTCGCCAGGACCCCGATGAGGACATCAGTGTGACAGCTGAGAGCGTGCGACAGGAGGCCCGGCTTTTTGCCATGCTGGCACACCCCAACATCATTGCCCTCAAGGCCGTGTGCCTGGAGGAGCCCAACTTGTGCCTGGTGATGGAGTACGCTGCTGGTGGACCCCTCAGCCGTGCCCTGGCTGGGCGGCGTGTGCCCCCCCACGTGCTCGTCAACTGGGCTGTGCAAATTGCCCGTGGGATGCACTACCTGCACTGCGAGGCCCTGGTCCCTGTCATCCACCGAGACCTCAAGTCCAACAACA TTCTGCTGCTGCAGCCCATTGAAGGTGATGACATGGAGCACAAGACCCTGAAGATTACTGACTTCGGCCTAGCCCGCGAGTGGCACAAAACCACGCAAATGAGTGCTGCAGGCACCTATGCCTGGATGGCTCCCGAGGTTATCAAGGCCTCCACCTTCTCTAAGGGCAGCGATGTCTGGAG CTTTGGGGTGCTGCTGTGGGAATTGCTGACTGGGGAAGTGCCCTACCGGGGCATCGACTGCCTTGCTGTAGCCTATGGAGTGGCCGTTAACAAGCTCACACTGCCCATCCCATCCACCTGCCCAGAGCCCTTCGCACAGCTCATGGCCG ACTGCTGGGCGCAGGACCCCCACCGCAGGCCCGACTTCGCCTCCATTCTTCAGCAGTTGGAGGCGCTAGAGGCGCAAGTTCTGCGGGAAATGCCGCGGGACTCCTTCCATTCCATGCAGGAAGGCTGGAAGCGCGAGATCCAAGGCCTCTTCGACGAGCTGCGGGCCAAGGAAAAG GAACTACTGAGCCGCGAGGAGGAGCTGACCCGCGCGGCGCGTGAGCAGCGGTCACAGGCGGAGCAGCTGCGGCGGCGCGAGCACCTGCTGGCTCAGTGGGAGCTGGAGGTGTTCGAGCGCGAGTTGACTCTGCTGTTGCAGCAGGTTGACCGCGAGCGGCCGCACGTTCGCCGCCGCCGCGGCACCTTCAAGCGCAGCAAACTCCGCGCGCGCGACGGGGGCGAGCGTATCAGCATGCCGCTGG ACTTCAAACACCGCATCACCGTGCAGGCCTCGCCCGGCCTGGACAGGAGGAGAAACGTCTTCGAGGTCGGGGCTGGGGACTCGCCCACCTTCCCCCGGTTCCGGGCCATCCAGT TGGAGCCTGCAGAACCAGGCCAGGCATGGGGCCGACAGTCCCCACGACGTCTGGAGGACTCTAGCAATGGAGAGCGGCGAGCATGCTGGGCCTGGGGTCCCAGTTCCCCGAAGCCTGGGGAAGCCCAGAATGGGAG GAGAAGGTCCCGCATGGATGAAGCCACGTGGTACCTGGATTCAGATGACTCATCCCCCTTAGGATCTCCTTCCACACCCCCAATGCTCAATG CTCAGGCCTGA
- the MAP3K11 gene encoding mitogen-activated protein kinase kinase kinase 11 isoform X4: MEPLKNLFLKSPLGSWNSGGSGGSGGSGGGGWPEGSPKAAAYANPVWTALFDYEPSGQDELALRKGDRVEVLSRDAAISGDEGWWAGQVGGQVGIFPSNYVSRGGGPPPCEMASFQELRLEEVIGIGGFGKVYRGSWRGELVAVKAARQDPDEDISVTAESVRQEARLFAMLAHPNIIALKAVCLEEPNLCLVMEYAAGGPLSRALAGRRVPPHVLVNWAVQIARGMHYLHCEALVPVIHRDLKSNNILLLQPIEGDDMEHKTLKITDFGLAREWHKTTQMSAAGTYAWMAPEVIKASTFSKGSDVWSFGVLLWELLTGEVPYRGIDCLAVAYGVAVNKLTLPIPSTCPEPFAQLMADCWAQDPHRRPDFASILQQLEALEAQVLREMPRDSFHSMQEGWKREIQGLFDELRAKEKELLSREEELTRAAREQRSQAEQLRRREHLLAQWELEVFERELTLLLQQVDRERPHVRRRRGTFKRSKLRARDGGERISMPLDFKHRITVQASPGLDRRRNVFEVGAGDSPTFPRFRAIQLEPAEPGQAWGRQSPRRLEDSSNGERRACWAWGPSSPKPGEAQNGRRRSRMDEATWYLDSDDSSPLGSPSTPPMLNAVALPQAGYASETELRVGRPGGLLRFTCRKGSWRT, translated from the exons ATGGAACCCTTGAAGAACCTCTTCCTCAAGAGCCCGCTGGGGTCATGGAACAGCGGGGGCAGCGGGGGCAGCGGGGGCAGCGGCGGTGGAGGTTGGCCAGAGGGGTCCCCGAAGGCAGCAGCTTATGCCAACCCTGTGTGGACAGCCCTGTTCGACTATGAGCCCAGTGGGCAGGATGAGCTGGCCCTGCGGAAGGGCGACCGTGTGGAGGTGCTGTCCCGGGATGCAGCTATCTCAGGCGATGAGGGCTGGTGGGCGGGCCAGGTGGGTGGCCAGGTGGGCATCTTTCCATCCAACTATGTGTCTCGGGGCGGTGGTCCACCCCCCTGTGAGATGGCCAGCTTCCAGGAGCTGCGGCTGGAGGAGGTAATTGGCATTGGTGGCTTTGGCAAGGTCTACCGAGGTAGCTGGCGAGGTGAGCTGGTGGCTGTGAAGGCAGCTCGCCAGGACCCCGATGAGGACATCAGTGTGACAGCTGAGAGCGTGCGACAGGAGGCCCGGCTTTTTGCCATGCTGGCACACCCCAACATCATTGCCCTCAAGGCCGTGTGCCTGGAGGAGCCCAACTTGTGCCTGGTGATGGAGTACGCTGCTGGTGGACCCCTCAGCCGTGCCCTGGCTGGGCGGCGTGTGCCCCCCCACGTGCTCGTCAACTGGGCTGTGCAAATTGCCCGTGGGATGCACTACCTGCACTGCGAGGCCCTGGTCCCTGTCATCCACCGAGACCTCAAGTCCAACAACA TTCTGCTGCTGCAGCCCATTGAAGGTGATGACATGGAGCACAAGACCCTGAAGATTACTGACTTCGGCCTAGCCCGCGAGTGGCACAAAACCACGCAAATGAGTGCTGCAGGCACCTATGCCTGGATGGCTCCCGAGGTTATCAAGGCCTCCACCTTCTCTAAGGGCAGCGATGTCTGGAG CTTTGGGGTGCTGCTGTGGGAATTGCTGACTGGGGAAGTGCCCTACCGGGGCATCGACTGCCTTGCTGTAGCCTATGGAGTGGCCGTTAACAAGCTCACACTGCCCATCCCATCCACCTGCCCAGAGCCCTTCGCACAGCTCATGGCCG ACTGCTGGGCGCAGGACCCCCACCGCAGGCCCGACTTCGCCTCCATTCTTCAGCAGTTGGAGGCGCTAGAGGCGCAAGTTCTGCGGGAAATGCCGCGGGACTCCTTCCATTCCATGCAGGAAGGCTGGAAGCGCGAGATCCAAGGCCTCTTCGACGAGCTGCGGGCCAAGGAAAAG GAACTACTGAGCCGCGAGGAGGAGCTGACCCGCGCGGCGCGTGAGCAGCGGTCACAGGCGGAGCAGCTGCGGCGGCGCGAGCACCTGCTGGCTCAGTGGGAGCTGGAGGTGTTCGAGCGCGAGTTGACTCTGCTGTTGCAGCAGGTTGACCGCGAGCGGCCGCACGTTCGCCGCCGCCGCGGCACCTTCAAGCGCAGCAAACTCCGCGCGCGCGACGGGGGCGAGCGTATCAGCATGCCGCTGG ACTTCAAACACCGCATCACCGTGCAGGCCTCGCCCGGCCTGGACAGGAGGAGAAACGTCTTCGAGGTCGGGGCTGGGGACTCGCCCACCTTCCCCCGGTTCCGGGCCATCCAGT TGGAGCCTGCAGAACCAGGCCAGGCATGGGGCCGACAGTCCCCACGACGTCTGGAGGACTCTAGCAATGGAGAGCGGCGAGCATGCTGGGCCTGGGGTCCCAGTTCCCCGAAGCCTGGGGAAGCCCAGAATGGGAG GAGAAGGTCCCGCATGGATGAAGCCACGTGGTACCTGGATTCAGATGACTCATCCCCCTTAGGATCTCCTTCCACACCCCCAATGCTCAATG CAGTTGCATTGCCCCAAGCTGGCTATGCTTCAGAGACTGAACTAAGAGTTGGAAGGCCAGGGGGGCTGCTTAGATTCACCTGCCGGAAGGGTTCGTGGAGAACTTGA